The region CAAGGTCGTGGCCGTCGGACTCGACCGCCTCGATCCCGCCCAGAGCTACGTTTTCATGTCTAACCACGTCTCCAACCTCGACCCGCCCATCCTGGTGCCGCTCATCCCGCGCCGCACCTCGGTGCTGGTCAAGAAGGAACTCTTCCGCGTCCCCATTCTGGGGCGGGCCATGCGCATGGCCGACCTGGTGGCGGTGGACCGCCGCGACCGCGACGCCGCCATTGCCAGCGTCCGCGCCGGCGCCGCCGTGGTGCGCTCCGGCCTCAACATGACCGTCTATCCCGAGGGCACCCGCTCCCGCGACGGCCGCCTCCTGCCCTTCAAGAAAGGGCCGTTCTACCTGGCCGAGGAGGCCGCCGCCCCCATCGTCCCCGTGACTATTCTTGGGACCTTCGAGATGCAGCCCAAGGGCTACTTCGGCCTCCGCCCCGGCACCGCGACGGTCATCTTCCACCCGCCCATCGCGCCCGCTTCTTTTAGTGACCGCGACGCGCTCATTGCCGCCGTCACCGCCCAGGTTGCCAGCGCCCTGCCCCCCGAGCGGCGCACGTAAGCCGTCTTGACCGACGACCGACGACCGAAGGCCGAGGACCCTCTGCCCACTAGCCACTATCCACTGCTCCTGTCATCCTGAGCGAGCGCGACCGGCCCCGATCCCGCTCTGCGGGAGAGGGGGAAAGGGAGCGCGCAGCGAAGGATCTATGTTTTTTCTGGGTCAGGCGCATAGCGATGGCGTTCGTACCAGCCTTCGCTCAAGTCCCGCCACTCCGGATTCATGGAGACGATCGGCGCCGTCTTCTTCAGCCGGGTCAGGCCCTTGATCTGCTTTTCGCGCGCGATCGCATCGCGGATGTCTTCGAAACCTCTCGAAGTACACCAGGCGGTCGATCTTGTACTTGCGCGTGAACCCCGGGTCCCAGTGGTTCTTGTGCTGGAAGATGCGGTTCTCCAAGTCGCTGGTCACGCCGGTGCAGAAGGTCTTCGAGCGGTTGGTCAGGATGTAGACGTAGCCGGGCTTCACAAGCTCAGGCTACGCCGCCCGTGGGCAGGGTGCATAGGTCCTTCGCTCGCCCTCCTTCCCCCTCTCCCGCAGGGCGGGATCGGGCTCGGTCGGCCTCGCTCAGGATGACTCCGGATGGGAGAGGGCCTCGCAGGTCGCGCCACCCCTCGCCCCCCTGGGGTGTCATCCTGAGCGAAGCGAAGGATCTATGTTTTTCTGCGATTCAGGCCCGCCGCCATCCCACTTGCCACTCATCACTTACCACTGGGTTGCGGGGGCGGGCGCCGCGAGCCCGCTAGCGAGCGCT is a window of Terriglobales bacterium DNA encoding:
- a CDS encoding lysophospholipid acyltransferase family protein, which gives rise to MLRWLLVLAFWSLFVPAAALIGFPWTFLSGKVAFLYRIAMWGARAGVRLGGVKVVAVGLDRLDPAQSYVFMSNHVSNLDPPILVPLIPRRTSVLVKKELFRVPILGRAMRMADLVAVDRRDRDAAIASVRAGAAVVRSGLNMTVYPEGTRSRDGRLLPFKKGPFYLAEEAAAPIVPVTILGTFEMQPKGYFGLRPGTATVIFHPPIAPASFSDRDALIAAVTAQVASALPPERRT
- a CDS encoding GIY-YIG nuclease family protein, whose protein sequence is MKPGYVYILTNRSKTFCTGVTSDLENRIFQHKNHWDPGFTRKYKIDRLVYFERFRRHPRCDRARKADQGPDPAEEDGADRLHESGVAGLERRLVRTPSLCA